Sequence from the Candidatus Saccharimonadales bacterium genome:
GAGAATGATTTTGTGGTGGTCTTGGGCAGCACGCTTAAGCAACAGTTGTTCGGAGAAAGTTCGGCCTTAGGCCGAAAAGTTGAGATTAAAAACCGGGAGTTTACGGTAATCGGCGTACTGGCGGAGTACCAGTCGGTTTTAAGCGGTGGCTTTGGCTCCGATTTCAACCGCTATGCCTACATCCCAATTGGCGCCGGCAAAGCTTTTAACCAGGGCGTGGCCCAGTTCATTGAATTTGATATCAAGGTTGAAAATGTCGAACGGATCGATGAGACCATAGGTGACATCAGCCAATCGTTGCTCAAAACCCGCGGCAGCGATGACTTTTCCATCAGTAAACCGGAAGAGTTTTTAGACACCGTCGACACAATTCTTAATCTGTTGACGACGGCCGTGACGGCGATCGCGTCGATTTCAGTGCTGGTTGGCGGCATCGGCATTATGAATATCATGTTCGTCACGGTTTCCGAAAGAACGCGGGAGATCGGTATCAGAAAAGCTATTGGCGCCACTAACGGCCAAATCCTATCCCAGTTTTTAATCGAAGCCATCGTCATTACTGTCATCGGCGCCGCCATCGGCGTCGGCTTGTCCGCCCTAATTGGCCTAATCGTGGAACTGACGACGGAATTCGAGCCCTCGATTACGCTGTCTAGCATCGCCATT
This genomic interval carries:
- a CDS encoding ABC transporter permease; this encodes MNLKMAINALRGSKLRTFLTMLGIIIGVMSVVTFVSFGQGLKKQVTDEVRSFGNDFLQANPGESIVRDEEGKIESFDFLATFTAPPFTEKDLGAIKKLDNVRIATGFMLAANEVVVGDNEQKGLFVMSTEPAILEVLGQEVADGTFLDDKIENDFVVVLGSTLKQQLFGESSALGRKVEIKNREFTVIGVLAEYQSVLSGGFGSDFNRYAYIPIGAGKAFNQGVAQFIEFDIKVENVERIDETIGDISQSLLKTRGSDDFSISKPEEFLDTVDTILNLLTTAVTAIASISVLVGGIGIMNIMFVTVSERTREIGIRKAIGATNGQILSQFLIEAIVITVIGAAIGVGLSALIGLIVELTTEFEPSITLSSIAIAAAAAALFGIVFGIVPAAKAARKDPIESLRHD